TCGTTCGAGCTGATCGCCGAGGCGCACGAGCAGGGCGGTCTGCTGCCGACCGCGCTCGGGGCGACGGGCGGGGCGCTGGCGTACACCGGGGCGAACCTGCTCCTCGCCCGACGGGGTGCCCGGCACCGGAAGCGGTCCGGCGGGGAGCAACCCTCCGAACAGGAACGTCCCGGCTCCGGGTCGGCCATCGCGGTGGGCGCGCTGCTGGACGGCGTACCCGAGTCGGTGGTGATCGGCGCGAGCCTGCTGACCGGCGGCCCGGTGAGCCTGGTCACCGTAGTCGCGGTCTTCCTCAGCAACGTGCCCGAGGGGCTGTCGAGCGCCGCCGGGATGCGCCGGGCGGGCCGCTCCCGCCGGTACGTCTTCACCCTGTGGACGGCGATCACCCTGGTCAGTGGGCTGGCCGCGCTGCTGGGTCACACCCTGCTGGGCGGTGCGCCGCCGGAGGTGCTGGCCACCATCACCGCGCTGGCCGCCGGGGCGATCCTCGCGATGATCACCGACACCATGGTGCCGGAGGCGTTCGAGGACGCCCACCTGCTGGTCGGCCTGATCACCGTCCTCGGGTTCCTTACCGCGTTCGCGCTCTCCCACACCTGACCACCCACACCCCACCTCACACCCAGTCCACACAAGCACCCCCACCCGCACCCCCGCCCCGCCCGGCCCCCGGCCCAAGCCCGGCCCCCGCCCGGCCCCCGCCCCGCCCGGCCCCCTGCCCCGTCCCTCCCCTGCCCCGCGTCCCCGCAAGGAAAGATCGTGCTCGATCCTGGTTGTAGTGGTGTCCTTCCCCGCGGATGCCACTACAACCAGGATCGAGCGTGACCTTGCCGGGCACGCACGACCCGGGCGGTTCAGGGCGGGGCGGGGGCCGGCGGGGCGGGGGCCGGGCAGGGCCGGGCGGGGGGTGGGGGCCGGGTGGGGGCCGGGCGGGGGCCGGGGTGGGGGTGGGGGCCGGGTGGGGGCCGGGCGGGGGCCGGGGTGGGGGTGGGGGTGGGGTGTCGCCGGTCAGTAGGGGTCGCCCTGGCCTGGCACCCGGCCCCGGAGCAGGCCGGCGGGGCGGCCGGGCAGGTCGGCGTCGCCGGACATCGGCGGGCCGCCGGTGTGCGCGCCGTGGGCCATCCCGGCGAACAGCTCCCGCAGCGCGGTCACCGCGTCGACCTGCGGCTGCCAGCCGAGTTCGGTCTCGGCCCGCGCGCTGGACATCAGCGGCGCGGCGAGCCCCAGCTCGACCCAGCCCGCGTCCACCGGTTGCAGCCGCAGCCGCCAGGTCAGCGCGGCGGCGGCCCGCAGCGCCGGGGCGGCCACCGGCACCGTCCAGCCGTGGAAGTGCCGGGCCACCAGCTCCGGGGTCAGCACCGGGTCCGCGGCGACGTTGAACGCGCCGCGCGCGTCACCGAGGACCGCCCGCGCGTACGCGTCGGCCACGTCGTCGGCGTGCACCGCCTGCATCCGCAGCCGGCGGTTGGCCGGTACGAGCGGAATCCGCCCGTGCCGCAGCAGGCGCACCGGGGCCAGCGGCCCGAGGAAGTACCGGGTGATCTCGGTGCCCGCGTCCCGCTGGAAGATCAGCCCGGGGCGCAGCCGGACCACCCGGAGCTGCGGGTGGTCGGCCTCGACGGTGTCGAGCATCGCCTCGACCTCGGCCTTGTCCCGGCTGTACGAGGAGCCGGGCACCCCGGTCGCCGGCCACCGCTCGCTGACCGGGTGGTCCTTCGGACCGGGTGCGTAGGTGCCGACCGACGAGGCGTACACCAGGGCGGGCACCCCGGCCCGGACGGTGGCCTCGGTCACCGCGCGGCTGCCGCCGACGTTGGTCCGGTGCAGGGTGCGCTGGTCGTGGCTGGGCTGGATCTGCCAGCCCAGGTGCACCACCGCGTCGGCCCCCGCGAAGATCGCGGTGAGGGTGTCGACCGCGCCGGGCGCCCCGATGTCGCAGGAGTGCCACCGCACCCCGTCGTACGGCGGGCCGGCGTCCGGGCCGGGCAGCCGGCGGGCGACGCCGACCAGGTCGAGCCCCGGCTCCCTGCCCAGCCGCCGCAGCACCGCCGTGCCCACGTTGCCGCTGGCCCCCACGATCACGATCCGCATGCCGCCTGCGGTACCCGCTGCGCCCGGCTCCAACCCCCTACCGACGACCGGCCCCCACCCGGTGCCGGGCGGGGGCCGGCGTCGGGCGGGGGCCGGCGTCGGGCGGGGGCCAGCGTCGGGCGGGGGCCAGCGTCGGGCGGGGGCCAGCGTCGGCTGCCGGTGGTGGGTGGCGGGCCGGCGTCGGCCGTCGGTCGGGGGTCAGCCACCCGCCGGGGTACGGGCCGGGCCGTTGTCGACGAGGCGGAACGTGCTCCGCAGCGGCGCGTCGCCCAGCTCCTCCAGGATCAGGCCCCGGCTGGGCGAGAACTGGAGGAACGCGGACGAGTTGCTGATCGCGTACGCCCCCTTGCCCTTGCTGGCGATGGTGAACTGCTGGGTCCGCTTGCGGGCGTCGCAGACCGCCCCCTCGACGGTGAGCGGCCCGCCGTCACCCGGGTTGAGCACCTGCCAGCAGGCCGGGTCGTCGCTGGCGGGGTGGTTGTCCCGCTTGCCGTACGACTTGATCA
Above is a window of Micromonospora rifamycinica DNA encoding:
- a CDS encoding NAD-dependent epimerase/dehydratase family protein, whose amino-acid sequence is MRIVIVGASGNVGTAVLRRLGREPGLDLVGVARRLPGPDAGPPYDGVRWHSCDIGAPGAVDTLTAIFAGADAVVHLGWQIQPSHDQRTLHRTNVGGSRAVTEATVRAGVPALVYASSVGTYAPGPKDHPVSERWPATGVPGSSYSRDKAEVEAMLDTVEADHPQLRVVRLRPGLIFQRDAGTEITRYFLGPLAPVRLLRHGRIPLVPANRRLRMQAVHADDVADAYARAVLGDARGAFNVAADPVLTPELVARHFHGWTVPVAAPALRAAAALTWRLRLQPVDAGWVELGLAAPLMSSARAETELGWQPQVDAVTALRELFAGMAHGAHTGGPPMSGDADLPGRPAGLLRGRVPGQGDPY
- a CDS encoding ZIP family metal transporter, giving the protein MPEWLQAGAWGLLAGSALLVGAAVGFFARVPRRIVASIMAFGAGVLLSAVSFELIAEAHEQGGLLPTALGATGGALAYTGANLLLARRGARHRKRSGGEQPSEQERPGSGSAIAVGALLDGVPESVVIGASLLTGGPVSLVTVVAVFLSNVPEGLSSAAGMRRAGRSRRYVFTLWTAITLVSGLAALLGHTLLGGAPPEVLATITALAAGAILAMITDTMVPEAFEDAHLLVGLITVLGFLTAFALSHT